One window of the Candidatus Jettenia sp. genome contains the following:
- a CDS encoding VanZ family protein: protein MSIKIKIPWIFRCILTVAYAYCIYIASSQDTSSVPLPPYIDKLIHFVEFGLLCFMICWSLSPVLMGTRMLYKTILAIGIASLYGMSDEFHQYFTPHRSVTISDWLADTTGAITAGFLWQLLALRRQTKEKLLTAKRNSNPDRKRINT from the coding sequence ATGAGCATAAAGATTAAAATACCCTGGATTTTTAGATGCATATTGACTGTAGCTTATGCTTATTGTATATATATTGCATCTTCTCAAGATACCTCTTCTGTCCCTCTTCCGCCTTATATCGACAAGCTCATTCATTTTGTAGAATTTGGTTTATTATGCTTTATGATATGCTGGTCACTTTCTCCTGTTCTCATGGGAACCAGGATGCTCTATAAGACTATTCTGGCAATTGGCATCGCCTCTCTTTACGGTATGTCAGATGAATTCCATCAATACTTTACCCCCCACCGTTCTGTAACTATCTCTGATTGGTTAGCAGACACGACTGGTGCCATTACTGCTGGTTTTTTATGGCAATTGCTAGCACTTAGACGGCAAACGAAGGAGAAATTACTAACTGCTAAAAGAAACTCAAATCCAGATAGGAAAAGAATAAACACCTGA
- a CDS encoding NYN domain-containing protein — MLIIIDGYNFIFTVPELEKYVEGNHIEPVRNYVISLLSKYKEKKHYEIIIVFDGNCTEVILPKKQTYSGITVVYSKSGINADTEIKNITSLCRNPKDVRIVTYDNDIKRHVKKCGCQIIEPKIFYKEILEIINKTKKPGCDEYEDKQNSLSEKDSKYWKDIFKDISTEELKPNIKKADIPKIKNKKGPPPCSTGEPLYKYQGPSPDETHYWLRVFKGIEKDEHKD; from the coding sequence ATGTTAATTATTATTGATGGTTATAATTTCATATTTACAGTGCCAGAATTAGAGAAGTACGTAGAAGGAAACCATATAGAACCGGTTCGTAACTATGTAATTTCATTGCTCTCGAAGTACAAAGAAAAAAAACATTATGAAATAATTATCGTATTTGATGGTAATTGTACTGAAGTTATCTTACCAAAAAAACAAACATACTCCGGCATTACCGTAGTTTATTCAAAATCTGGCATTAATGCCGATACCGAAATAAAAAATATTACAAGCCTGTGCCGAAATCCCAAAGATGTTCGTATTGTAACGTATGATAACGATATAAAAAGACATGTCAAAAAGTGTGGTTGTCAGATTATTGAACCAAAAATATTCTATAAAGAAATTCTAGAAATTATAAACAAAACCAAAAAACCAGGATGTGATGAATATGAAGATAAACAGAATAGTTTATCAGAAAAAGATTCAAAATACTGGAAGGATATTTTTAAAGATATTTCTACAGAAGAACTAAAACCAAATATCAAGAAAGCAGATATACCAAAGATAAAGAATAAAAAAGGGCCCCCCCCCTGTAGTACAGGTGAACCACTTTATAAGTACCAAGGGCCCTCTCCCGATGAGACTCACTATTGGCTTCGTGTATTTAAAGGAATCGAAAAGGATGAGCATAAAGATTAA
- a CDS encoding dihydroorotase has product MISNEVLIKGGHVVDPATGIDGRADIFIKDGKIKTISSDIRVNNDVTIIDATLKYVVPGLIDCHTHLREPGLEYKETIETGSRAAAKGGYTTLICEPNTIPPIDSIEMVDSLMKKVCQKSVVNIYTKACITKGLLGEELTDIKTLSKDKRVRALSDDGNPVFYETLMKKACELAAQNNIVISPHCEDSQISLDKAKENHNVAYFPGKPFCHETDFIIREIKCTEQAKGWLHISHVSLKSSLEVIQQAKERNLARITCEVTPHHLLLDENFKNMDGNAPKTNPPLRSQEDVEALQNGVSNNDVVDVIATDHAPHTHKDIKNGASGIVGLETALSVILTKLVHPGILSLKKVIQKMSTNPAQIFKIHGGSLAVGMPADITIIDLNKEWIVDVEKFESKARNCPFNGWTLKGKVVTTLIGGKVVFDNCSILC; this is encoded by the coding sequence ATGATAAGTAATGAGGTGTTGATAAAAGGCGGTCATGTTGTAGACCCTGCAACAGGAATTGATGGTCGTGCAGACATCTTTATCAAGGATGGTAAGATTAAAACGATTTCAAGCGATATTAGGGTAAATAACGATGTTACCATTATCGACGCAACTCTTAAATATGTAGTTCCTGGCTTGATCGATTGCCATACTCATCTTCGCGAGCCTGGCTTAGAGTATAAAGAAACCATTGAAACAGGTTCCCGGGCTGCTGCAAAGGGTGGTTATACAACTCTGATATGCGAACCAAACACAATTCCCCCTATTGATTCAATAGAAATGGTAGACTCTTTAATGAAAAAGGTTTGCCAAAAGAGTGTAGTCAATATCTATACAAAGGCGTGTATTACAAAAGGATTATTAGGAGAAGAACTAACGGATATTAAAACACTATCGAAGGACAAACGCGTTAGAGCCTTGTCTGATGACGGCAATCCGGTATTTTACGAAACATTAATGAAAAAAGCCTGTGAATTGGCTGCGCAAAACAACATTGTTATAAGTCCCCATTGTGAGGATTCTCAAATTTCTCTGGATAAAGCAAAAGAAAATCACAACGTGGCATATTTTCCAGGTAAGCCGTTTTGCCATGAAACTGATTTCATTATCCGTGAGATTAAATGTACCGAACAAGCGAAAGGATGGCTACACATCTCGCATGTTAGTTTAAAAAGTTCTCTGGAGGTTATTCAGCAGGCCAAAGAAAGAAATCTTGCAAGGATAACGTGCGAAGTCACTCCCCATCATTTACTATTGGACGAAAATTTCAAAAATATGGATGGGAATGCACCCAAAACCAATCCCCCTTTACGCTCACAGGAAGATGTAGAAGCACTCCAAAACGGCGTGTCAAATAATGATGTAGTCGATGTCATTGCTACGGATCATGCTCCACATACCCATAAGGATATCAAAAATGGCGCATCTGGTATTGTAGGACTCGAAACTGCACTGAGTGTTATTCTTACGAAACTTGTTCACCCTGGTATTCTATCACTGAAAAAAGTTATTCAAAAAATGTCTACCAATCCGGCTCAAATATTTAAGATTCATGGGGGCAGTTTAGCAGTTGGTATGCCTGCCGATATTACTATTATTGATCTGAATAAGGAATGGATCGTGGATGTCGAAAAATTTGAATCAAAAGCAAGAAATTGCCCTTTCAATGGCTGGACGTTAAAAGGCAAAGTAGTAACCACCCTCATTGGTGGAAAAGTAGTTTTTGATAATTGCTCAATTTTATGTTAA
- a CDS encoding endonuclease III domain-containing protein, translating into MSKAKVLLQIYQKMFDTLGPQYWWPGETPFEIIVGAILTQNTSWSNVEKAIRNLKNTGKLTPEAIHELNVIELSQLIRPSGFFNVKARRIKTFMDWLFSDYGGSLSRLFAQDLQTLRSELLAVKGIGPETADSILLYAGNLPTFVVDTYTYRIFSRHGFIPEESSYDEIKSLFEENLPKDVKLFNEYHALLVNIGKMFCKPKKFCEQCPLKEFL; encoded by the coding sequence ATGAGTAAAGCAAAAGTCCTTTTACAAATATATCAAAAGATGTTTGATACTTTAGGCCCACAATACTGGTGGCCCGGAGAAACTCCCTTTGAGATTATTGTTGGCGCTATACTAACACAAAATACCAGCTGGTCTAATGTCGAAAAGGCTATCAGGAACCTTAAGAATACCGGGAAGCTCACTCCAGAAGCAATACATGAGTTGAATGTAATAGAGTTATCGCAGCTTATACGTCCCTCTGGCTTTTTTAATGTCAAGGCAAGGCGTATAAAAACGTTCATGGACTGGTTATTCTCAGACTACGGAGGTAGCCTATCAAGGTTGTTTGCTCAGGATTTGCAAACACTTCGAAGTGAACTACTCGCTGTGAAAGGTATCGGACCAGAAACAGCAGATTCTATTCTGTTATATGCAGGAAATCTGCCCACATTTGTTGTAGATACATACACCTATAGAATTTTTTCACGGCATGGATTTATTCCTGAAGAGAGTTCCTATGATGAGATTAAATCTCTCTTTGAGGAAAATCTGCCAAAAGATGTAAAATTATTTAACGAATACCATGCCTTATTAGTAAATATAGGAAAAATGTTTTGTAAGCCCAAGAAGTTCTGCGAACAGTGTCCTTTAAAAGAATTTTTATAA
- a CDS encoding 4Fe-4S binding protein, whose amino-acid sequence MAHKVTDDCINCGACESECPVNAITESGDKRIIDADTCTDCGSCVSVCPVEAILVP is encoded by the coding sequence ATGGCCCATAAAGTTACCGATGATTGTATAAATTGTGGAGCATGTGAGAGCGAATGCCCTGTAAATGCTATAACAGAATCAGGAGATAAGAGGATAATTGATGCAGATACCTGTACTGATTGTGGCAGTTGTGTATCCGTATGTCCTGTTGAAGCAATTCTTGTTCCTTAA
- the lpxK gene encoding tetraacyldisaccharide 4'-kinase, translating into MVEGSPDIHFRIIRNVLYLLSKIYGFVVKTRIFFYKEGIFKSIHLPIPVISVGNITTGGTGKTPTVEYISRYLQERNKRVVILSRGYAANLQQEHNFPANKACNDEYLLLKENIPDIPNLLSKDRIKSGLEAIRRFKAEYVVLDDGFQHLRLARDLNIVIIDTLNPFGYEHMVPRGMLREPLKELRRADMIILTHADQCTPDKIRFIVDRLHEFAGYIPVIETIHKPTYLESVKDAKLLDINYLKGKRVFAFCAIGNPLSFRKSIEGLGAELLGLRIFPDHHHYTSSELIALNKEMGGIQPDAIIITQKDKVKIRDNSDIWDFPLWTLKMEICIVKGYEIFENKINTILN; encoded by the coding sequence GTGGTAGAGGGAAGTCCCGATATTCATTTCAGAATAATTCGGAATGTGCTCTATCTACTCTCAAAAATATACGGGTTTGTAGTTAAAACTCGTATTTTTTTTTATAAGGAAGGTATCTTCAAGAGCATACACCTCCCTATCCCTGTAATTAGCGTGGGAAATATTACTACAGGGGGAACTGGCAAGACACCAACCGTTGAATACATCTCAAGATATTTACAAGAAAGAAACAAAAGAGTTGTTATTCTCAGCAGGGGTTATGCAGCTAACTTACAGCAAGAACATAATTTTCCTGCCAACAAAGCTTGTAATGATGAGTATCTTTTACTGAAAGAAAATATTCCTGATATTCCAAATTTATTGAGTAAAGATAGGATTAAAAGCGGATTAGAGGCTATCAGGCGTTTTAAGGCTGAATATGTAGTATTGGACGATGGGTTCCAACATCTTCGCCTTGCAAGAGACCTAAATATCGTAATTATTGACACCCTGAATCCCTTTGGATATGAACACATGGTCCCACGCGGGATGTTACGAGAGCCTCTTAAGGAACTAAGAAGGGCCGATATGATCATTCTTACCCATGCAGATCAATGCACCCCTGATAAAATCAGGTTTATTGTTGATCGTTTGCATGAATTTGCGGGATATATTCCTGTAATAGAGACAATTCACAAACCTACGTATTTAGAATCGGTAAAAGATGCCAAACTATTAGATATTAATTATTTAAAGGGTAAAAGAGTCTTTGCGTTTTGTGCCATAGGTAATCCGCTATCATTCAGAAAGAGTATCGAAGGCTTAGGGGCAGAACTGCTTGGCCTTCGTATATTTCCAGATCACCACCACTATACCTCTTCTGAACTTATAGCATTAAATAAAGAAATGGGCGGTATACAACCAGACGCAATTATTATTACCCAAAAAGATAAAGTAAAAATACGGGATAACTCTGATATATGGGATTTCCCATTGTGGACGTTAAAGATGGAAATATGTATTGTAAAAGGTTATGAAATTTTTGAAAATAAGATCAACACTATTTTGAATTGA
- a CDS encoding HNH endonuclease, with translation MQQVAALESSVLVLNKFFMALHVVSAKRAFALLCKETAEVISIDDGKFSSYNFENWRDISLYKAKSGLPEEDNASWIRTVSFEIEVPKIIRLLFYDKLPQSNVKFNRRNIFARDENKCQYCGQRFPTSELSLDHIVPKTYHGKTTWTNIVCACTECNKKKGGRTPEQAGMKLTRKPVKPKHSPILSLKLRSDKYRSWKQFLDEAYWSVPLK, from the coding sequence ATGCAACAAGTTGCTGCATTAGAATCTAGTGTACTGGTATTAAATAAGTTTTTCATGGCTCTGCATGTAGTTTCAGCAAAGAGGGCATTTGCTTTACTATGCAAAGAGACAGCAGAAGTTATTTCCATAGATGATGGAAAATTCAGTTCCTATAATTTTGAAAACTGGAGAGACATCTCTCTTTACAAAGCAAAATCAGGTTTACCTGAAGAGGATAATGCAAGTTGGATCAGAACTGTTTCTTTTGAAATTGAGGTACCAAAAATTATTCGCCTTTTATTTTATGATAAACTTCCTCAATCCAATGTAAAATTCAACAGGCGTAATATATTTGCCCGAGACGAGAATAAATGTCAATACTGCGGTCAACGATTTCCAACATCTGAACTTAGTTTGGATCATATTGTACCAAAAACATATCACGGGAAAACCACTTGGACAAATATTGTATGTGCCTGTACGGAATGTAACAAAAAGAAAGGTGGCAGAACCCCTGAACAGGCAGGAATGAAGTTAACACGAAAACCTGTTAAACCTAAGCATAGTCCAATACTCAGTTTGAAACTTCGTTCTGATAAATATCGCTCATGGAAACAATTTTTAGATGAGGCGTATTGGTCAGTTCCATTAAAATAA
- the thiD gene encoding bifunctional hydroxymethylpyrimidine kinase/phosphomethylpyrimidine kinase has product MIQSSLSKILTIAGSDTGGGAGIQADMKTITALGGYATTVITALTAQNSLGVHSIFEIPAFFIGQQIDAVMMDIGTDAIKTGMLMSKDTVEMVSSKIKEYNTKRIVVDPVIISKNEKRLLSPDATHVLTSQLFPLSLIVTPNIPEAEYISGLKIRNFSHAEEAARRIHQLGPLSILIKGGHAERSWDNGKYKDKVVDILYDGKSFEYIEGEYIPTKNTHGTGCTYASAIATYLAKGSSLIDAVTQAKKFITAAIKKSLNPGKGYGTLNQFGAVQFP; this is encoded by the coding sequence ATGATTCAATCTTCCTTATCTAAAATTCTCACCATAGCCGGTTCCGATACAGGAGGTGGCGCAGGAATACAGGCAGATATGAAAACTATCACAGCATTGGGAGGATATGCAACTACTGTCATTACTGCATTAACTGCCCAAAATAGCCTTGGTGTTCACTCTATCTTTGAAATACCAGCATTTTTTATAGGACAACAAATAGATGCGGTTATGATGGATATAGGTACGGATGCTATCAAAACGGGAATGCTTATGAGTAAAGATACCGTGGAAATGGTTAGTTCAAAAATAAAAGAGTATAACACTAAACGTATCGTCGTAGACCCTGTCATAATTTCCAAAAATGAAAAGCGATTGTTATCTCCTGATGCCACACACGTCCTCACATCACAATTGTTTCCATTATCCCTCATAGTAACGCCAAATATTCCGGAAGCAGAATATATCTCCGGATTAAAGATAAGGAATTTTTCTCATGCAGAAGAAGCTGCCCGACGTATTCATCAATTGGGTCCCCTCTCTATACTTATAAAAGGCGGACATGCAGAAAGATCATGGGATAATGGGAAATATAAGGATAAAGTCGTTGATATTTTATACGATGGAAAATCTTTTGAGTATATTGAGGGTGAATATATACCAACAAAAAATACCCACGGCACAGGATGCACCTATGCCTCAGCAATAGCTACTTACCTGGCAAAGGGAAGCAGCTTAATAGATGCTGTTACTCAGGCAAAAAAATTTATTACCGCAGCCATTAAAAAATCATTGAATCCTGGCAAAGGGTATGGGACATTGAACCAATTTGGAGCAGTACAATTCCCTTGA
- the mtnA gene encoding S-methyl-5-thioribose-1-phosphate isomerase: MPLPTIEWEGDIKGRIRLIDQTLLPNELKFVYCEDIKSIWHAIKTLMVRGAPAIGIAGAMGVILGIKGIHAKDTDTFLKELRQVVTYLGSSRPTAVNLFWGLTRMERIAQENKKRSVHEIKEALLQEALKIQNEDKIICRQIGENGAGFMKDGNGILTHCNAGGLATADYGTALAVLFRAKEQGKRIHVYADETRPLLQGSRLTAWELMHAGIAVTLICDNMAAHVMKQGKVHGVIVGADRIAANGDTANKIGTYGVSILAKEHGIPFYVAAPVSTFDLSIKSGNDIPIEERSPEEITNGFGRRTAPEGVAVFNPAFDVTPAKNITAIITEKGVIHKPSRESIQHLLGKHTS, encoded by the coding sequence ATGCCGTTACCAACTATCGAATGGGAAGGGGATATCAAAGGTCGTATCCGGCTTATTGATCAAACCCTGTTACCAAATGAATTGAAATTCGTTTATTGTGAGGATATAAAAAGCATTTGGCATGCGATTAAAACCCTTATGGTAAGGGGCGCGCCAGCTATTGGTATCGCCGGCGCTATGGGGGTTATTTTAGGTATTAAAGGTATACATGCAAAGGATACGGATACATTCTTAAAAGAACTTAGGCAGGTCGTTACCTACTTAGGCTCATCACGTCCCACAGCGGTTAACCTCTTTTGGGGACTTACCCGTATGGAACGTATCGCGCAGGAAAATAAGAAAAGGTCTGTCCATGAAATAAAAGAAGCGCTCTTACAAGAAGCGCTCAAGATACAAAACGAAGATAAGATCATTTGCAGGCAAATTGGAGAAAATGGTGCCGGATTTATGAAAGACGGAAATGGTATCCTGACGCATTGCAATGCAGGCGGCTTAGCAACTGCGGATTATGGGACTGCGTTAGCTGTTTTATTTCGTGCCAAAGAACAAGGAAAACGTATTCATGTCTATGCGGATGAAACCCGTCCTCTGTTACAGGGATCACGACTAACGGCTTGGGAACTTATGCATGCAGGAATAGCCGTCACCCTGATTTGTGATAATATGGCAGCACATGTAATGAAACAGGGAAAAGTACATGGTGTAATTGTTGGAGCTGATCGAATAGCCGCCAACGGTGATACCGCAAATAAAATTGGCACTTATGGAGTTTCCATCCTGGCAAAAGAACATGGAATCCCCTTTTACGTTGCAGCGCCTGTTTCAACATTTGATCTAAGCATAAAATCAGGAAATGATATCCCCATTGAAGAACGTTCCCCTGAAGAAATTACCAACGGATTTGGCAGGAGAACTGCGCCTGAAGGGGTTGCCGTCTTTAACCCCGCATTTGATGTCACCCCTGCAAAAAACATCACCGCTATTATCACTGAAAAAGGAGTGATTCATAAGCCTTCTCGTGAAAGTATACAGCACTTACTAGGAAAACATACTTCATGA
- the purE gene encoding 5-(carboxyamino)imidazole ribonucleotide mutase produces the protein MSHKKIGIVMGSDSDLTIMREAINILKEFEIDFDVNIISAHRSPERAHAYSTEAEKNYEIIIAGAGGAAHLAGVIASLTPIPVIGVPMLTSGLGGLDSLLSMVQMPSGIPVPTMGIGKSGAINAALLAVQILSISNEQLRQKMVLYKKNLSDEVARKDKKTREEFGLL, from the coding sequence ATGTCACATAAGAAAATTGGTATTGTAATGGGTAGCGACTCAGACCTTACCATAATGAGAGAAGCTATAAATATCCTAAAGGAATTTGAGATAGATTTTGATGTAAACATCATATCTGCACACCGTTCTCCAGAAAGAGCTCATGCTTATTCAACAGAGGCAGAAAAGAACTATGAAATAATTATTGCAGGTGCAGGCGGAGCCGCACATCTAGCAGGAGTTATTGCAAGTCTAACCCCGATCCCTGTTATTGGCGTCCCTATGCTAACTTCTGGACTTGGCGGATTAGATTCGCTTCTTTCCATGGTACAAATGCCGTCAGGTATCCCTGTGCCTACCATGGGTATTGGAAAGTCTGGAGCTATCAATGCTGCACTATTAGCAGTGCAGATACTCAGCATATCAAATGAACAATTAAGGCAAAAAATGGTTCTTTATAAAAAGAATTTGTCAGATGAAGTAGCAAGAAAAGATAAAAAAACAAGAGAAGAATTTGGATTATTATAG
- the hpnH gene encoding adenosyl-hopene transferase HpnH, giving the protein MRVSLSLSSSLARYLIKNKFLSRKKFPLVLMLEVTHLCNLACEGCGRIREYKETMREMLSVEECIEAVNECPVPVVSITGGEPLMHPEIDKIISNILNKKRHIYLCTNGILLEDAIKKLKPNKYFNINVHIDGLADTHDAIAGKGVFKRATSAIREAKQAGFKVCTNTTIYKNTSKDEIKELFSFLQGLGVDGMLVSPGFSFEHNENEIFLCRREVQEKFGFIYRISKKYKVLNSPLYLKFLKGERSLKCTPWGNPTRNYLGWKSPCYLITDTHYKTFNEYMKHTDWKKYQEGDDPRCKNCMMHCGFEPTVVLESGKRLSDIIEMTKWSFS; this is encoded by the coding sequence ATGAGGGTATCACTATCATTAAGTTCTTCATTGGCAAGGTATTTAATTAAGAATAAATTCTTATCCAGAAAAAAATTCCCTCTGGTATTGATGCTGGAGGTTACCCATCTCTGTAACCTTGCTTGTGAGGGTTGTGGCCGTATACGAGAATACAAGGAAACGATGCGGGAAATGTTAAGTGTCGAGGAATGTATTGAGGCGGTGAACGAATGTCCGGTACCTGTTGTTTCCATTACCGGGGGAGAGCCTCTCATGCATCCGGAAATTGATAAGATTATCAGCAATATTTTGAATAAAAAACGGCATATTTATTTATGTACCAACGGAATTTTATTAGAAGATGCTATAAAAAAACTAAAACCAAATAAATATTTTAATATCAATGTCCATATTGACGGTCTTGCTGACACACATGATGCTATTGCCGGAAAAGGAGTTTTTAAACGGGCAACGAGTGCTATCCGGGAAGCAAAACAGGCAGGGTTTAAGGTTTGTACAAATACCACTATTTATAAAAATACCAGTAAAGATGAAATTAAAGAGTTATTTTCGTTTTTACAAGGATTAGGAGTGGATGGTATGCTGGTCTCCCCTGGTTTTAGTTTTGAGCATAATGAGAACGAGATATTTCTTTGCCGAAGAGAAGTGCAGGAAAAATTTGGGTTTATTTACAGAATCTCAAAGAAATATAAAGTATTAAATTCGCCTCTGTATTTAAAATTTTTAAAGGGTGAAAGATCCCTGAAGTGTACGCCCTGGGGAAATCCAACGAGAAATTATTTAGGTTGGAAAAGTCCTTGCTACCTTATTACTGATACTCATTATAAAACTTTCAATGAATATATGAAGCATACGGATTGGAAAAAATATCAGGAAGGAGATGACCCGCGCTGTAAGAATTGTATGATGCATTGCGGTTTTGAGCCTACCGTGGTATTAGAAAGTGGAAAGCGATTGTCTGATATTATAGAAATGACTAAATGGAGCTTTAGCTAG
- the shc gene encoding squalene--hopene cyclase, producing the protein MRNFLVNLFERLETGIHKSNGNGNGKHIISELPKHKLIFENTFPGIPASTLSTKNPLDNAIQRSQQYILREQNKTDGHWVGILEADTTLTSDYIMLMHFLDKVDHEKQKKAARLILDHQLPDGGWNIYYGGPSEISASVKAYFALKLAGYSANESVMQKARKCILDMGGIMRANCFTKIYLAMFGQVDWQAVPAVPAEMILFPPGFYFSIYEMSYWSRCIVVPLSIAIAKKPHIPVGDDLLSELYLIPRNKVVYRIKRNQSGWCWHNFFIDADSIFRRYEQQPIKFIRQIALKKAEKWMLDHMDNSGGLGAIWPGIINSIFAMKCLNYPEDHPALLSQLKEVENLIIYEADRDRLYLQPCVSPVWDTAWAIIALHESGIPNTHPSLQKAGQWLLSKEVRNFGDWTLKCKVEEPSGWYFQYANEFYPDTDDSAAVLMALQRVSLPESAHKERTFLRGLKWLQAMQCDDGGWGAFDRNNNKAILNHIPFADFNALLDPSTSDVTGRCLEFLGRVGFSNTYTNIRSAIEFLQKEQEKDGSWFGRWGANYIYGTWSVLSGLSTAGEDMDKPYIKKAIEWLRKSQNSDGGWGETIKSYDDPSLKAIGKSTPSQTAWALLAFFAVNEIKSDVVERGIKFLLNGQKEDGSWDETEFTATGFPKVFYLKYHMYRNYFPLLALSRYRNLIQKS; encoded by the coding sequence ATGAGAAATTTCTTAGTTAATCTTTTTGAGCGATTAGAAACGGGTATTCATAAATCCAACGGAAATGGCAATGGAAAACACATTATTTCGGAATTACCGAAACATAAATTAATATTTGAAAATACATTTCCCGGTATCCCTGCATCTACTCTATCAACAAAAAATCCGTTAGATAACGCTATACAAAGATCGCAACAATATATTCTTAGAGAACAAAACAAAACTGATGGACATTGGGTAGGGATCTTAGAGGCGGATACCACCTTAACATCAGATTATATTATGCTGATGCATTTCCTAGATAAAGTAGACCATGAGAAGCAAAAAAAAGCTGCAAGGCTAATCCTCGATCATCAACTTCCTGATGGCGGTTGGAATATCTATTATGGAGGACCGAGTGAAATCAGCGCCTCAGTGAAGGCCTATTTTGCCTTAAAATTGGCTGGATATTCTGCTAATGAATCTGTTATGCAAAAAGCCAGAAAATGCATCCTGGATATGGGTGGTATCATGCGGGCTAATTGTTTTACGAAAATTTACTTGGCTATGTTTGGACAAGTTGATTGGCAGGCAGTGCCGGCAGTTCCCGCCGAAATGATACTATTTCCCCCCGGTTTTTATTTTAGTATTTATGAGATGTCTTATTGGTCGAGATGTATTGTTGTCCCCCTTTCCATTGCTATTGCAAAAAAACCACATATTCCGGTAGGCGATGATTTGCTGAGCGAACTTTATCTCATCCCACGCAATAAAGTGGTTTACCGAATAAAGAGAAACCAATCAGGATGGTGTTGGCATAATTTCTTTATTGATGCCGATAGCATTTTTAGGAGATACGAACAGCAACCTATTAAGTTCATCAGGCAGATAGCTCTGAAAAAGGCGGAAAAATGGATGCTGGATCATATGGATAATTCTGGTGGGCTAGGAGCTATATGGCCGGGAATTATCAATTCTATTTTTGCGATGAAATGTCTTAACTATCCGGAAGATCATCCCGCATTGCTAAGTCAATTGAAAGAGGTGGAGAATCTGATTATTTATGAAGCAGACAGAGACAGGCTTTATTTGCAACCATGTGTATCACCTGTTTGGGATACAGCGTGGGCAATTATAGCACTTCACGAGTCAGGAATTCCCAACACCCATCCATCACTACAAAAAGCAGGACAGTGGCTCCTGAGTAAAGAAGTCAGGAATTTCGGAGATTGGACTTTAAAGTGCAAGGTAGAAGAGCCGAGTGGCTGGTACTTTCAATATGCAAACGAATTTTATCCCGACACGGACGATAGCGCTGCTGTACTTATGGCATTGCAACGAGTATCACTACCGGAAAGTGCGCATAAGGAAAGAACCTTTTTACGGGGATTAAAGTGGCTTCAGGCTATGCAATGCGATGATGGTGGATGGGGAGCATTTGACCGTAATAACAATAAGGCGATTTTAAATCATATACCTTTTGCAGATTTCAATGCATTATTAGATCCAAGCACCAGTGATGTAACAGGCCGATGTCTGGAATTTTTAGGCCGGGTAGGATTTAGTAACACCTACACCAATATTCGATCAGCCATAGAATTTCTTCAAAAAGAGCAAGAAAAAGACGGATCATGGTTTGGACGTTGGGGCGCAAACTATATCTATGGCACGTGGTCTGTGCTTTCCGGACTCTCAACCGCTGGAGAGGATATGGACAAACCATACATCAAAAAGGCTATTGAGTGGCTGAGAAAATCTCAAAACTCAGACGGAGGGTGGGGTGAAACTATAAAATCGTACGATGACCCATCCCTTAAGGCAATTGGTAAGAGTACACCATCACAAACGGCATGGGCATTATTAGCATTCTTTGCAGTCAATGAGATAAAATCAGACGTCGTAGAAAGAGGAATAAAATTTCTCCTAAACGGGCAGAAAGAGGACGGAAGTTGGGATGAAACTGAATTTACAGCAACAGGTTTTCCAAAAGTTTTTTACTTAAAATATCATATGTATCGGAACTATTTTCCTTTATTAGCATTAAGCAGATATCGAAATCTTATCCAAAAATCATAG